CATTacgccataccaaacagaccctttgACTTTTctctttttgtgtttttgtcGTCGTATATACTTTTACCCCTCAAGTTTAGTTGGTCTATGTTTTAACGTATATTTTATTATTACGTACATTTTCAGTTGTTCTATGTTTAAACGTATATTTTATTTTTTCCTGAAATGGGTCATATCAAATAAAATATACATTTCCAGCTGTTCTATGTTTtaacatatattttattttttcccAAAATGGGTCGGATCAAATAAAATACGTTTTTcgtgattatttttatatacattttaaATTGGTCTActgattatttttatatacattttaaATTGGTCTacgatttgatttttttttttttttgaaaaaccagATCAAATATAATATCTTTTCATTATACAGTATAACTTGATGTACTTTACGTTTCAACGTCACGACAACACACGAGGCACCTTACTAGTTATTCACCAAGTGATaaaaaataagattttaaaaaTCCACTTTAcctaaattaaaacaaaaaatatcACATTATCCCAATATTTTGAAAACtgctatttatattaaaacaaaacaaatctAGCCCCTACAATTTCATTCACTGGACATTTATATCCAAAACCTTTGAAGAAACAGGAGCTTTAGGAATAGTTACATACAAAACACCATCTTTAACCTCTGCTTTAATCTTCTCAAACTGTATATTCTCAGGCAATCCAATCCTGAAACCATACTTTCCATAACTCTCAGAACTCCATTCCTTAttattttcattttcatcattgTTTTCTTTCTTCAATTTCTCTGCTTTCAAAACCAACATCTTCTCTTCAACCCATACTTTCACATCTTGTTTAGTCATTCCAGGCATGTCAAACCTCATTTTATAGTCTTGTTCAGTTTCTTTGATCTCCCATGGTGTTCTTCCCCTGCTGTAACTGCTTGTGGGTTCGCCTTGTGGGCCCCACGGGTTACCGCGGTCGACTCGGTATGGTTGTGGATCTTCCATTAGTCTTTCCATTGTGTCCATCATTTGTGAGACTGTTCTTGCTGTTGGGAATCTGTCCCATAAGCCTGTAGTTGAAAAGATTGGATTTTGATTAGTATTTTGATGTTTTATGGAGAAATTAAT
This genomic stretch from Helianthus annuus cultivar XRQ/B chromosome 8, HanXRQr2.0-SUNRISE, whole genome shotgun sequence harbors:
- the LOC110871562 gene encoding small heat shock protein, chloroplastic — protein: MALSLFSQRITTPKSHPSSLILAPKSHKKNHNFNIIKAQSGNGNLDHLQRASIKTPQQKQPIKKRVVQSPPIGLWDRFPTARTVSQMMDTMERLMEDPQPYRVDRGNPWGPQGEPTSSYSRGRTPWEIKETEQDYKMRFDMPGMTKQDVKVWVEEKMLVLKAEKLKKENNDENENNKEWSSESYGKYGFRIGLPENIQFEKIKAEVKDGVLYVTIPKAPVSSKVLDINVQ